The Lasioglossum baleicum unplaced genomic scaffold, iyLasBale1 scaffold0089, whole genome shotgun sequence genome includes a region encoding these proteins:
- the LOC143219896 gene encoding uncharacterized protein LOC143219896, translated as MVLSDGTITLLKPHNHPGQEYIATQHFMIEEMMKLSRETLIPFKQIFDDEQELTASLSEDSRCSSAVQYGVGIRGESKELIWNSRCTQERTTICNAAAYCSFTKLRPTLHRQRANFKPTIPQSLEILYDQMKTYQPLEKLKISVVKSLKDEFAVIITTDGLLEGLKNSKEIFVDGTFAVLPKKPHMGQLYTIHIRYMDNGIATILVLCETRTAAMYTAIWKQIFTLIPELPNNIRFIMSDYEAAAVTTLNELFPNAHIHGCWFHYCQAILRKWRKLGLTNVPNTVLRMSMSLALVPETKFQEALLIIQKEADNIASNFPNVLLFMTYMRINWLKMASQVSVYNCPVRTNNIAESFHNVAGQKLGKQNINVWAFLEKIRDLLMDQELDLNRLQNGVASRKPRTRENISRRKKIAKAQAEFDTGRLSLEEFLNIFHHKDTIFKINQISALAGVTSWRGYKSL; from the exons ATGGTTCTCAGCGATGGGACTATTACGCTATTAAAACCCCATAACCACCCTGGGCAAGAATATATTGCTACGCAGCATTTTATGATAGAGGAAATGATGAAGCTGAGTCGGGAGACACTGATcccatttaaacaaatatttgatgAT GAGCAGGAACTGACGGCGTCTCTCAGCGAGGACTCTCGATGCTCGTCCGCAG TACAGTATGGTGTAGGAATCAGAGGGGAATCTAAAG aATTGATTTGGAATAGCAGATGTACACAGGAAAGAACAACCATATGCA ATGCTGCAGCTTACTGTTCATTTACAAAATTAAGACCAACGTTGCACAGACAGAGAGCTAATTTCAAACCCACAATTCCGCAATCCTTAGAAATTTTGTATGATCAGATGAAAACTTATCAACCATTGGAAAAACTAAAAATATCTGTTGTGAAGTCATTAaaagacgaatttgctgttataATTACAACTGACGGCTTGCTAGAAGGATTAAAGAATTCAAAAGAAATATTCGTTGATGGAACATTTGCA GTTTTACCCAAGAAGCCACACATGGGACAGCTCTACACCATCCATATACGCTACATGGATAAT GGTATTGCAACTATACTTGTACTGTGCGAAACACGGACGGCTGCGATGTATACTGCCATATGGAAacaaatatttactttaataCCCGAATTACCAAATAATATAAGATTCATAATGAGTGATTATGAAGCAGCTGCTGTTACAACTCTAAATGAGTTATTCCCTAATGCGCATATACATGGTTGCTGGTTTCACTATTGTCAG GCTATTCTGCGAAAGTGGCGCAAACTTGGTTTGACTAATGTacctaatactgttctgcgtatgTCAATGTCTTTGGCTTTAGTACCTGAAACAAAATTTCAAGAAGCCttattaattatacaaaaaGAGGCAGACAACATAGCAAGTAATTTCCCCAATGTTCTTTTATTTATGACTTACATGCGAATTAATTGGTTAAAAATGGCATCGCAAGTAAGCGTATACAATTGTCCGGTGCGCACTAACAATATTGCAGAGTCTTTCCATAATGTTGCTGGTCAAAAATTAGGAAAACAGAACATAAACGTTTGGGCATTTCTAG aaaaaataagAGATTTGCTTATGGATCAAGAATTAGATTTGAATCGGCTACAAAATGGTGTAGCGTCTCGAAAACCACGTACTCGTGAAAATATTAGTCGAAGGAAAAAAATTGCTAAAGCTCAAGCTGAATTTGATACTGGAAG ATTATCTCTAGAggagtttttaaatatatttcatcataaagacacaatttttaaaatcaatcaaatcagtgcattggcaggtgtcacgtcctggcggggctataaga